One window from the genome of Garra rufa chromosome 1, GarRuf1.0, whole genome shotgun sequence encodes:
- the b9d1 gene encoding B9 domain-containing protein 1, with product MTSNNPAVFLLMVNGQIEAADFPEYDDLYCKYCFVYGHDWAPTSGLEEGISQITSKGRGSQSLVWNFPLDITFKSTNPFGWPQIVVSVYGPDTFGNDVVRGYGAVHIPFTPGKHTKTIPMFVPESTSRLQKFTSWLMGRRPEFTDPKVVAQGEGREVTRVRSQGFVTLQFNTVTKDMKKLGYETTSDHSAATGLTRTSQQP from the exons ATGACCTCAAACAATCCAGCTGTTTTTCTCCTCATGGTTAATGGGCAAATCGAAGCAGCCGAT TTCCCAGAATATGACGATCTTTACTGCAAGTATTGCTTTGTTTATGGACACGACTGGGCGCCCACATCA GGCCTGGAAGAGGGAATTTCTCAAATAACTTCAAAAGGTAGAGGATCTCAGAGTTTGGTGTGGAACTTCCCACTGGACATCACGTTCAAAAGCACAAACCCATTTGGCT GGCCCCAGATTGTGGTTAGTGTGTATGGCCCTGACACCTTTGGAAATGATGTTGTGAGAGGTTATGGAGCCGTACACATCCCGTTTACACCTGGAAA ACACACCAAGACCATTCCTATGTTCGTTCCTGAGTCTACATCAAGGCTTCAGAAGTTCACAAG TTGGCTGATGGGAAGGCGTCCAGAGTTCACAGATCCCAAAGTTGTAGCCCAAGGAGAGGGAAGAGAAG TTACGAGGGTGCGCTCACAAGGTTTTGTCACACTACAGTTCAACACTGTGACTAAAGACATGAAGAAACTGGGTTATGAAACTACATCAGATCATTCAGCTGCTACAGGACTGACAAGAACATCTCAACAGCCTTAA